From Anopheles funestus chromosome 3RL, idAnoFuneDA-416_04, whole genome shotgun sequence, a single genomic window includes:
- the LOC125768404 gene encoding tryptophan--tRNA ligase, mitochondrial — protein MFFARRILPFLSQNTPALRLTTRCLSCESKPAPWPRRVFSGVQPTGALHIGNYLGAVKRWVELQEAGEDVTYCIVDLHSMTIPPEAETLRHNTLQMTATLLACGIDPARATLFLQSAVPQHAELSWILGCLTTMARLTHLPQYKEKSANMKEIPLGLYLYPVLQAADIMLYKATHVPVGEDQIQQLQLAQSLARAFNNKYGRTFPSCETLVNDGSRLKSLRDPSKKMSKSDPDPKSCIMLIDSADMVLEKVKKSVTDFKSEVTFNPEERPGVSNLITIHSLVSGKTPDEICREAEGKNTGQYKLMVADALIEHLRPIRERMERYTQDVGFLASVIEEGSERARTIAEQTIDEVKAKIGVDCFNVKRLQRTMRHENKY, from the exons ATGTTCTTCGCGAGACGCATTTTACCATTTCTTTCACAAAATACTCCCGCTCTAAGGCTTACTACCCGGTGTCTATCTTGTGAATCAAAA CCTGCACCATGGCCACGAAGAGTGTTTTCCGGTGTGCAACCGACTGGTGCTCTACATATTGGCAACTATCTGGGGGCAGTGAAACGATGGGTTGAACTGCAAGAGGCCGGAGAAGATGTTACGTACTGCATCGTTGATTTACACTCCATGACCATTCCACCG GAAGCAGAAACGTTACGTCATAATACGCTGCAAATGACTGCGACCTTGTTGGCCTGCGGTATTGATCCGGCACGTGCAACACTGTTTCTACAGTCAGCCGTTCCACAGCATGCAGAACTCTCCTGGATTCTCGGTTGCCTTACCACGATGGCTCGCCTAACGCATCTTCCGCAGTATAAGGAAAAGTCAGCCAACATGAAAGAAATTCCCTTGGGACTGTATCTGTATCCCGTGCTGCAAGCGGCTGATATTATGCTGTACAAAGCGACCCACGTCCCTGTCGGTGAGGATCAAATTCAGCAGCTACAGCTTGCACAATCGCTGGCACGCGCATTTAACAATAAGTATGGCAGAACGTTTCCATCCTGCGAGACGCTCGTAAACGATGGTAGCCGGCTAAAGTCGCTACGGGATCCTTCGAAAAAGATGTCCAAGTCTGATCCCGATCCAAAGAGCTGCATTATGCTGATCGATTCGGCGGACATGGTGCTGGAGAAGGTGAAGAAATCGGTAACGGATTTCAAGTCGGAGGTAACGTTCAATCCCGAGGAACGACCGGGTGTGTCTAACCTTATCACCATCCATTCGCTCGTGAGTGGAAAAACTCCGGACGAGATATGTCGGGAAGCGGAGGGCAAAAATACTGGCCAGTATAAGTTGATGGTAGCGGACGCATTGATCGAACATTTGCGACCGATCCGAGAGCGTATGGAACGGTACACACAGGATGTGGGCTTTCTAGCGAGCGTTATCGAGGAAGGTAGTGAACGGGCAAGAACGATAGCGGAACAAACGATTGACGAGGTGAAGGCAAAAATAGGTGTTGACTGTTTTAACGTGAAGCGGTTACAAAGAACCATGCGACATGAGAATAAATATTAg